A genomic segment from Polyangium mundeleinium encodes:
- a CDS encoding acyl-CoA dehydrogenase family protein, with product MVDFSLSEEHKGLIETARRFTKERITPIAAACDHESRFPMEVFKEAWEIGLVNPTVPAEYGGSGMGELENAIITEELAYGCTGIQTSLLANGLALTPIKLGGSEEQKKKYLGLLTSEPVMASYATSEPDAGSDVAGLQTRFAQHGDDYVLNGQKCWITNASYARFYVIFATSNTELRHRGIAAFIVDRDTPGLRVGKKEDKLGQRASDTAQIFLEDVVVPKANLLAPEGKGFKLAMETFNQTRPDIGAGATGLMRRCLDECVAYAKERKTFGTPIANHQLVQWMIAEMAIRVEATRLLYQKAAWNLDHGVRDPIVSSFAKAYGADSAMQTAVDAVQVFGGNGYVKEYPVEKLMRDAKVLQIYEGTSQIQRIVIAKQLFGG from the coding sequence GTGGTGGATTTCTCGCTGTCCGAAGAGCACAAGGGTCTCATCGAGACCGCCCGCCGGTTCACGAAGGAGCGGATCACCCCGATCGCGGCCGCGTGTGATCACGAGTCGCGCTTCCCGATGGAGGTCTTCAAAGAGGCCTGGGAGATCGGCCTCGTCAACCCGACGGTGCCGGCCGAATACGGCGGGTCGGGCATGGGCGAGCTCGAGAACGCGATCATCACGGAGGAGCTCGCGTACGGGTGCACGGGCATCCAGACGAGCCTGCTCGCGAACGGCCTCGCACTGACGCCGATCAAGCTCGGCGGGAGCGAGGAGCAGAAGAAGAAGTACCTCGGCCTGCTGACGAGCGAGCCGGTGATGGCGAGCTACGCGACGAGCGAGCCCGACGCAGGCAGCGACGTGGCCGGCCTCCAGACGCGCTTCGCGCAGCACGGCGACGACTACGTGTTGAACGGGCAGAAGTGCTGGATCACGAACGCGAGTTACGCGCGGTTCTACGTGATCTTCGCGACGAGCAACACCGAGCTCCGGCACCGGGGCATCGCGGCGTTCATCGTGGATCGCGACACGCCCGGGCTCCGCGTGGGCAAGAAGGAGGACAAACTCGGGCAACGCGCGAGCGACACGGCGCAGATCTTCCTCGAGGACGTGGTCGTGCCGAAGGCAAACCTGCTCGCACCCGAGGGCAAGGGCTTCAAGCTCGCGATGGAGACGTTCAACCAGACACGTCCCGACATCGGCGCGGGCGCGACGGGCCTGATGCGCCGCTGCCTCGACGAGTGCGTGGCGTACGCGAAGGAGCGCAAGACCTTCGGCACGCCGATCGCGAACCACCAGCTCGTGCAGTGGATGATCGCAGAGATGGCCATCCGCGTAGAAGCGACGCGGCTGCTGTACCAGAAGGCCGCCTGGAACCTCGACCACGGCGTGCGAGATCCGATCGTGTCGAGCTTCGCGAAGGCCTACGGCGCCGACAGCGCGATGCAGACGGCCGTGGACGCCGTGCAGGTCTTCGGCGGCAACGGGTACGTGAAGGAGTACCCCGTGGAGAAGCTCATGCGCGACGCAAAGGTCCTCCAGATCTACGAAGGCACGAGCCAGATCCAGCGGATCGTGATCGCCAAGCAGCTCTTCGGAGGCTGA